The following nucleotide sequence is from Candidatus Dormiibacterota bacterium.
GTCGACCCCCTTCTGCTCCTTGATGTCCTCGGGCATCTGGAAGTCGACGAACTTCTCGACGATCCAGCGCGGGCTCCACAGGGCGTAGTCGGAGGCGAAGGTCAGCCGGTCCTCGCCGACCCACCAGAGCAGCTCGCTCAGCACCTC
It contains:
- a CDS encoding amidohydrolase family protein; this encodes EVLSELLWWVGEDRLTFASDYALWSPRWIVEKFVDFQMPEDIKEQKGVDLTIEGKRKILGLNAAKLYDLEVPADLQLAAAAPAAV